The following proteins come from a genomic window of Elusimicrobiota bacterium:
- a CDS encoding Ppx/GppA family phosphatase: MRLALIDLGTNAVRFDVVDLGPGGEARRLHRERLAVRLGEGVFQTGRLGRAAMNRALAAFESFQKTIRDLGVERVTAFGTSALRDSANSDIFLATIKRRTGIDVRVISGQEEARLIAQGILAHEERDARDRVALVDIGGGSVEVTLCRGRRILRSTSFKLGVARLQQVFLKTVPPARAGGENAPLVKLRRHIRSLLAEGAPRGGWPRAARVIGSAGTVRALDRVHRADGGSVLDAEALRRWADRFARLGRVGLARVPAMDPKRIDTILAGAVVLEEIVRAVRADRVETTDFALRDGMLEEEARAIRGAGSALDFHLKDVFERAVRWGLPSRHLRHVESFARALFDRLAPLHRLARPWRDYLVAAAWVQDAGEAVSPVHHERHSYYMVKNGDLPGLDPWEREFIGQLVLWHKGGKLDRKEIPLEETVRRSAFFKLLALLRIVDALEKSRAHLVVLRAVRRERGRVRLDLGGEQSAVDLAVLRVEQKKELFEKIFGLSLIARSGRAR, from the coding sequence ATGCGACTCGCCTTGATTGATTTGGGCACCAACGCGGTGCGTTTCGATGTCGTCGACCTCGGTCCCGGGGGCGAGGCCCGCCGCTTGCACCGCGAACGGTTGGCCGTGCGGCTGGGGGAGGGGGTTTTTCAAACCGGACGCCTCGGTCGCGCCGCCATGAACCGCGCGCTGGCGGCTTTTGAAAGTTTCCAAAAAACCATCCGGGACCTGGGGGTGGAGCGCGTCACGGCTTTCGGCACCAGCGCCCTGCGGGATTCCGCCAACAGCGACATTTTCCTGGCGACGATCAAGCGGCGGACCGGCATCGACGTCCGCGTGATCTCCGGTCAAGAGGAAGCGCGGCTCATCGCCCAGGGCATCCTCGCCCACGAGGAACGCGACGCGCGCGACCGGGTCGCCCTGGTGGACATCGGCGGCGGCAGTGTCGAAGTGACCCTTTGCCGGGGCCGACGCATTCTCCGCTCCACAAGTTTTAAATTGGGCGTGGCCCGGCTTCAGCAGGTTTTTCTCAAAACGGTTCCCCCGGCCCGCGCCGGCGGCGAGAACGCTCCCCTCGTCAAATTGCGGCGGCACATCCGCAGCCTGCTCGCCGAAGGGGCTCCCCGGGGCGGTTGGCCCCGGGCCGCCCGGGTCATCGGTTCGGCGGGCACGGTGCGCGCCCTGGACCGCGTCCACCGAGCGGACGGCGGATCGGTCCTTGACGCCGAGGCCCTCCGCCGTTGGGCGGACCGGTTCGCCCGTCTCGGCCGCGTGGGGCTGGCCCGCGTCCCCGCCATGGATCCCAAACGGATCGACACCATCCTCGCGGGGGCGGTCGTTCTGGAGGAAATTGTGCGAGCCGTCCGGGCCGACCGTGTCGAAACGACCGATTTCGCCCTCCGGGACGGCATGCTGGAAGAGGAGGCCCGGGCCATTCGCGGGGCGGGGTCGGCCCTCGATTTCCACCTGAAGGATGTTTTCGAGCGGGCGGTCCGGTGGGGTTTGCCGTCCCGGCATCTCCGTCATGTGGAGTCCTTCGCGCGGGCCCTTTTCGACCGTTTGGCGCCTTTGCACCGATTGGCCCGGCCCTGGCGGGATTATTTGGTGGCCGCGGCGTGGGTTCAAGACGCGGGCGAGGCCGTCAGTCCGGTCCACCACGAGCGGCATTCCTATTACATGGTCAAGAACGGCGACTTGCCGGGACTGGATCCCTGGGAACGGGAATTCATCGGGCAATTGGTCCTCTGGCACAAGGGGGGAAAGTTGGATCGCAAAGAAATCCCCCTGGAGGAGACGGTCCGGCGATCGGCGTTTTTCAAGCTTTTGGCGTTGCTGCGTATTGTGGACGCCCTGGAGAAATCCCGGGCTCACCTGGTCGTGCTTCGTGCGGTCCGACGGGAACGGGGCCGGGTCCGCTTGGATTTGGGGGGAGAACAATCCGCCGTGGATTTGGCGGTTCTGCGCGTGGAACAGAAAAAAGAGCTCTTCGAAAAGATCTTCGGCCTTTCCCTCATCGCCCGGTCCGGACGAGCGCGGTAA
- a CDS encoding histidine phosphatase family protein, with protein sequence MPQRNLILLRHAHRSLKNPAADNGLSGKGKKQAKRFRKDFLREFGPDARPRFLSSPKRRCVETLAPLAKRLGRTVQTNADLRERDPDETALEFRARVAGFLRGFPRRPGRLVVLSTHGDWAPLALRILTGARARFAKGGWAWIEPGNPSPLTALVRTGR encoded by the coding sequence GTGCCTCAACGTAACCTGATCCTGCTCCGGCACGCCCACCGATCTTTAAAAAACCCCGCGGCGGACAATGGTCTGAGTGGGAAGGGAAAAAAGCAAGCGAAACGGTTTCGAAAGGATTTCCTACGGGAATTCGGGCCGGACGCCCGCCCACGCTTTCTGTCCAGCCCCAAACGGCGCTGCGTGGAGACACTGGCCCCTCTCGCGAAACGGCTGGGCCGGACGGTTCAGACGAATGCCGATTTGAGGGAACGGGACCCGGACGAGACCGCGTTGGAATTCCGAGCCCGGGTGGCGGGCTTCCTGCGGGGGTTCCCTCGGCGACCGGGGCGGTTGGTCGTCCTTTCGACGCACGGGGATTGGGCGCCCCTGGCCCTGCGGATTTTAACCGGCGCCCGGGCCCGCTTCGCCAAGGGCGGTTGGGCGTGGATCGAACCGGGGAACCCCTCCCCCCTTACCGCGCTCGTCCGGACCGGGCGATGA
- the ppk1 gene encoding polyphosphate kinase 1 — MPRFLPTLPHLLSSPGRPFIQRDLGTLQFNERVLAEARTSSNPLLERLKFLAITSSNLDEFFMIRYASLDRSIRGQKNRRAARHLLRTRDALLEMVTAFAAKQAETFDLLAGALDAKGLRLIRRAGANTPEFLQGRDLFHREILPHLPPPEPFRPSRLGGLENLKSALVFPSGLWVAVSRRLAPVHLHEGEDGVVRVFFLDDLLLTHAAEAFRLKDGPTLLRLTRDGDIPVELSEEDPSAVPDIIRSGVGSRDRGRPVRLQYEGETPRDLLDHCVAALRLSPRQVHPAPGSLFLSGLWSVLGRLPERLRQDPDLSLPVPTPFLLTSLASPERIFAELKNRDILLHHPYESFEGYVNFIRAAAADPRVTSIQQTVYRMDALSPVVAALKAAARAGKKVRVVIELRARFDEMNNLRLAEELRREKVDVAFGLNRLKVHAKIALVTRREEDGERLYSHLSTGNYNAATARAYEDLAVLSARPELGEDARLFFDALHRGETPAGFKTLVPAPARLHRLMLQLIENETAAARAGRPAALFAKVNALVDEGLIESLYRASQAGVKIDLMVRGACSLIPGVKGLSDNIRVRSIVDRYLEHSRIYYFGHADRLYLSSADWMPRNFFSRLEIAFPVLDDRLRRFLREVVIPTYLADTVKARELTPQGTWRKRPSGPNGVRAQFFFEDMARRGYHGTPLQWNPAGAST, encoded by the coding sequence GTGCCGCGCTTTCTCCCCACGCTTCCCCATCTGTTGAGTTCGCCCGGGCGCCCCTTCATCCAGCGGGATCTGGGGACCCTCCAATTCAACGAGCGCGTGCTCGCCGAGGCGCGCACCAGCTCGAACCCTCTCCTGGAACGGCTCAAGTTCCTCGCGATCACCTCCTCCAACCTCGATGAATTTTTCATGATCCGCTACGCTTCCCTGGACCGGTCCATCCGCGGTCAGAAGAACCGGCGGGCCGCGCGGCACCTGCTGCGGACGCGGGACGCGTTGCTGGAAATGGTCACCGCCTTCGCCGCCAAACAAGCGGAGACCTTCGACCTGCTGGCGGGGGCCTTGGACGCCAAGGGACTGCGGCTCATCCGGCGGGCCGGAGCCAACACGCCGGAATTCCTCCAAGGGCGGGACCTCTTCCACCGGGAGATCCTCCCCCACCTCCCCCCGCCCGAACCGTTCCGCCCCAGCCGATTGGGCGGTCTGGAAAATTTGAAAAGCGCCCTGGTGTTTCCCTCCGGCCTTTGGGTCGCCGTCTCGCGTCGATTGGCGCCGGTCCATCTCCACGAAGGGGAGGACGGCGTCGTCCGGGTTTTCTTTTTGGACGATCTCCTGTTGACCCACGCGGCGGAGGCTTTTCGATTAAAAGACGGGCCGACCCTGTTGCGCCTCACGCGCGACGGGGACATTCCCGTGGAACTCTCGGAGGAGGACCCCTCCGCCGTGCCCGACATCATCCGTTCGGGGGTCGGATCGCGGGACCGGGGTCGCCCGGTCCGCCTGCAATACGAAGGGGAGACCCCCCGGGACCTATTGGACCACTGCGTGGCCGCCCTGCGCCTCTCGCCGCGTCAGGTCCACCCCGCTCCCGGCAGTCTCTTCTTGTCGGGACTCTGGTCCGTCCTGGGGCGTTTGCCGGAACGCCTCCGACAGGACCCCGACCTCTCCCTCCCCGTCCCGACACCCTTCCTGTTGACCTCCCTCGCGTCGCCCGAGCGCATTTTCGCGGAATTGAAAAACCGGGACATCCTCCTGCACCACCCCTACGAGAGTTTCGAGGGGTACGTCAACTTCATCCGGGCGGCGGCCGCCGACCCGCGCGTGACTTCGATCCAACAAACCGTCTACCGTATGGACGCGCTGTCCCCGGTGGTCGCGGCGCTCAAGGCGGCCGCGCGGGCGGGGAAAAAAGTCCGGGTGGTCATCGAACTGCGCGCGCGTTTCGATGAGATGAACAACCTGCGGCTGGCCGAGGAACTGCGCCGGGAAAAAGTGGACGTCGCCTTCGGCCTGAACCGCCTCAAAGTCCACGCCAAGATCGCGCTGGTGACCCGCCGCGAGGAGGACGGGGAACGTTTGTACAGCCATTTGTCGACAGGCAACTACAACGCCGCGACCGCCCGCGCCTACGAGGACCTGGCGGTGTTGAGCGCCCGGCCGGAATTGGGGGAGGACGCCCGCCTCTTTTTCGATGCCCTCCATCGCGGCGAAACACCCGCCGGTTTCAAGACACTGGTCCCCGCGCCGGCGCGCCTGCACCGGCTGATGTTGCAATTGATCGAAAACGAAACGGCCGCCGCCCGGGCGGGGCGCCCGGCGGCGCTCTTCGCCAAGGTGAACGCGCTCGTGGACGAGGGGCTCATTGAAAGCCTTTACCGCGCCTCGCAGGCGGGGGTCAAAATCGATTTGATGGTGCGCGGGGCCTGTTCGCTCATCCCGGGGGTGAAGGGGCTCAGCGACAACATCCGCGTGCGGTCGATCGTCGATCGCTACCTGGAACACAGCCGCATTTATTATTTCGGTCACGCGGACCGGTTGTATCTGTCGAGCGCGGATTGGATGCCGCGCAATTTCTTCTCCCGTTTGGAAATCGCCTTTCCCGTGTTGGACGATCGTCTGCGGCGGTTCCTGCGGGAGGTCGTGATTCCCACTTACCTGGCCGACACCGTGAAAGCGCGGGAGCTCACCCCCCAGGGAACGTGGCGCAAAAGGCCCTCCGGCCCCAACGGCGTGCGCGCGCAATTTTTTTTCGAGGACATGGCCCGCCGCGGATACCACGGCACACCGCTCCAATGGAACCCCGCCGGTGCCTCAACGTAA
- the phoU gene encoding phosphate signaling complex protein PhoU translates to MSERHFDGDLKDLDRRLLAMGALCETMIQKAVKALIDRNPELTQEVFRHEEEANRFHIEIDDIAIKLIALHQPMAGDLRFLAAAMKINNDLERIADMAVNASQTAFYHLFKEPPVPQIAMVQNMAEVAQRMLRHSLEAYATRDVDLAQRVLAEDAEEDRLKAQALKDLISLIRSDPPRSEAFVELILLSKNMERIGDHATNIAEDVVFMVLGKDIRHQEDAAVS, encoded by the coding sequence ATGAGCGAGCGACATTTTGACGGAGATTTAAAGGACCTGGACCGGCGCCTGTTGGCCATGGGCGCCCTCTGCGAAACGATGATCCAAAAAGCGGTGAAGGCCCTCATCGACCGCAATCCGGAGCTGACGCAGGAGGTGTTTCGACACGAGGAGGAGGCCAACCGCTTCCACATCGAGATCGACGACATCGCCATCAAGCTCATCGCCCTGCACCAACCCATGGCCGGGGACCTCCGCTTTTTGGCCGCCGCCATGAAGATCAACAACGACCTCGAGCGCATCGCCGACATGGCGGTCAACGCCTCCCAAACCGCCTTTTATCACCTTTTCAAGGAGCCGCCGGTGCCCCAAATCGCCATGGTGCAAAACATGGCCGAAGTCGCGCAAAGGATGTTGCGCCACAGCCTCGAGGCCTACGCCACCCGCGATGTGGATCTGGCCCAACGCGTGCTGGCCGAGGACGCCGAGGAAGACCGGCTCAAGGCGCAAGCGCTGAAGGACCTTATTTCCCTCATCCGCTCCGATCCACCGCGTTCGGAGGCCTTCGTCGAATTGATCCTTTTGTCCAAAAACATGGAGCGCATCGGCGACCACGCCACCAACATCGCCGAAGACGTGGTGTTCATGGTCCTGGGCAAGGACATTCGCCACCAAGAGGACGCGGCGGTCTCTTAA
- the pstB gene encoding phosphate ABC transporter ATP-binding protein, translating to MVDTLTAPPTSGLAIKAEVDRLSFYYGAHQVLKSVTLSVPEKKVTALIGPSGCGKTTLLRCFNRMHDLYPGNRYDGAIRLSPENTNILDPVIDPIEVRMRISMVFQKANPFPKTIFENVAYGLKVRGNVKKSEVKERVERALRGAALFDEVKDRLHSLGGNLSGGQQQRLCIARALVTDPEIILFDEPTSALDPIATGKVEELVAELKQRVTILIVTHNMQQAARVSDFTGFMYLGELAEFNRTERVFTNPSNKLTEDYITGRFG from the coding sequence ATGGTAGACACCCTCACCGCTCCCCCGACGTCCGGCCTGGCCATCAAAGCCGAAGTCGACCGACTGAGTTTTTATTACGGAGCTCACCAAGTGCTTAAATCGGTGACGCTCTCTGTCCCCGAAAAAAAAGTCACCGCGCTCATCGGCCCCTCGGGCTGCGGCAAGACAACACTGCTGCGCTGTTTCAACCGGATGCACGACCTCTACCCGGGGAACCGCTACGACGGGGCCATTCGGCTTTCCCCCGAGAACACCAACATCCTCGACCCGGTCATCGACCCCATCGAGGTCCGCATGCGCATCAGCATGGTGTTCCAAAAGGCAAACCCGTTCCCCAAGACGATTTTTGAAAACGTCGCCTATGGCCTGAAGGTTCGGGGGAACGTGAAAAAATCGGAGGTCAAAGAGCGGGTGGAGCGCGCCCTGCGCGGGGCGGCCCTTTTCGATGAGGTGAAAGACCGCCTGCACTCCCTGGGCGGCAACCTTTCCGGCGGACAGCAACAGCGCCTGTGCATCGCGCGCGCGCTCGTGACCGACCCGGAGATCATCCTGTTCGACGAGCCCACCAGCGCCCTGGACCCCATCGCCACCGGCAAGGTGGAGGAACTGGTGGCCGAGCTCAAACAGCGCGTGACCATCCTCATCGTCACCCACAACATGCAGCAGGCCGCGCGGGTGTCGGATTTCACGGGCTTCATGTACCTGGGCGAATTGGCGGAGTTCAACCGGACCGAGCGGGTTTTCACCAACCCTTCCAACAAATTGACCGAGGATTACATCACGGGGAGATTCGGATGA
- the pstA gene encoding phosphate ABC transporter permease PstA: MDAAALRRGIVRRKKKDALFALVGLAATLVGLITLLALLIDLAIDGVGRINPGFLSNFPSRFPDKAGILSAWVGTAIVMFVTALSAVPLGVAAGVYLEEYAPKNRLTSLIEINIANLAGVPSIVYGLMALGIFVYKFNLGQSVITAGLTLALLILPIVIMATRESIRAIPSSIREAAFAVGATKWQMVRHHILPYSAGGILTGVIIGLSRAIGESAPLITVGALTFIAFLPPSPVTGSFPFINFEWLKSPYTVLPIQLFNWVSRPQKAFHLNAAAAGLVLMTMTLAMNGLAIAIRYRFRKRIKW; this comes from the coding sequence ATGGACGCCGCCGCCCTCCGCCGCGGCATCGTGCGGCGAAAAAAGAAGGACGCGCTTTTCGCCCTCGTCGGGCTCGCGGCCACCCTGGTGGGGCTGATCACGCTCCTGGCGTTGCTCATCGACCTGGCCATCGACGGCGTCGGCCGCATCAACCCCGGGTTTCTTTCCAATTTCCCCTCGCGCTTTCCGGACAAGGCCGGGATCCTGTCCGCTTGGGTGGGCACGGCGATCGTCATGTTCGTGACGGCCCTTTCGGCGGTGCCCCTGGGCGTGGCGGCCGGCGTTTATTTGGAAGAATACGCCCCCAAAAACCGCCTCACGTCCCTCATCGAAATCAACATCGCCAACCTGGCGGGCGTGCCGTCCATCGTGTACGGGCTGATGGCCCTGGGTATTTTCGTTTACAAATTCAACCTGGGCCAAAGCGTGATCACGGCGGGGCTCACTTTGGCGCTTTTGATTCTGCCCATCGTGATCATGGCCACGCGGGAGTCCATTCGCGCCATCCCGTCCTCCATCCGGGAAGCGGCCTTCGCGGTGGGCGCCACGAAATGGCAAATGGTGCGCCACCACATCCTGCCCTATTCGGCGGGCGGGATTTTGACCGGGGTGATCATCGGTCTCTCCCGGGCCATCGGCGAAAGCGCCCCCCTCATCACCGTCGGCGCGCTCACTTTCATCGCCTTTCTGCCCCCGTCCCCCGTGACGGGGTCGTTTCCCTTCATCAATTTCGAATGGTTGAAATCCCCTTACACGGTTCTTCCCATTCAGCTTTTCAACTGGGTCTCGCGGCCCCAAAAGGCCTTTCACCTCAACGCCGCCGCGGCGGGCCTGGTCCTCATGACCATGACCCTGGCCATGAACGGCCTGGCGATCGCCATCCGATATCGTTTCCGAAAGAGGATCAAATGGTAG
- the pstC gene encoding phosphate ABC transporter permease subunit PstC gives MQTEEKITPFTRIFLAKKRKESVSPDADHPAALSPLPPLPPRSSTRGFRRFQEKAIQFLLFLAAASSIAITLGIVWILAYESFGFFRHVPLMDFLTDTQWTPLFDDAHYGIRPLVTGTLVVAAVALALALPVGTITAIYLSEYAPHRVREIVKPFLELLTAVPTVVFGYFALLFVTPLLQKLIPSLPGFNMLSAGLVIGVMIIPYVSSLSEDAMRAVPMHLREASYAMGATRFQTSVRVVTPAAFSGIASAYVLAFSRAIGETMVVAIAAGMQPRLTANPLEPAATITAYIVQVALGDLPHGSIGYQTIFAAGLTLMLMTLVFNVAGHLLRKKFREVY, from the coding sequence ATGCAAACGGAAGAGAAAATCACCCCTTTTACCCGCATCTTCCTTGCGAAGAAGCGGAAGGAGTCCGTGTCGCCGGACGCGGACCATCCGGCGGCCCTTTCCCCCTTGCCGCCGTTGCCGCCGCGGTCCTCCACGCGGGGTTTTCGCCGTTTTCAGGAAAAGGCCATCCAGTTCCTTCTCTTCCTCGCCGCCGCCTCTTCGATCGCCATCACCCTCGGCATCGTCTGGATCCTGGCCTACGAGTCCTTCGGCTTTTTTCGTCATGTCCCACTCATGGATTTTCTCACGGACACCCAGTGGACGCCCCTTTTCGACGACGCCCATTACGGCATTCGCCCCCTGGTGACCGGCACTCTGGTGGTGGCCGCGGTGGCCCTGGCCCTGGCCCTGCCCGTGGGCACCATCACCGCCATCTACCTGTCGGAATACGCCCCCCACCGGGTCCGGGAGATCGTCAAGCCCTTTCTGGAATTGTTGACCGCGGTGCCCACGGTGGTGTTCGGTTATTTCGCCCTTCTTTTCGTCACCCCCCTCCTGCAAAAGCTGATTCCCTCCCTCCCGGGCTTCAACATGCTCTCGGCGGGGCTGGTGATCGGCGTCATGATCATCCCCTACGTGAGCTCGCTTTCGGAAGACGCCATGCGGGCCGTGCCCATGCATTTGAGGGAAGCGAGCTACGCCATGGGAGCCACGCGGTTTCAAACGTCGGTGCGGGTCGTGACCCCCGCGGCTTTCAGCGGCATCGCCTCGGCCTACGTGCTCGCCTTCTCCCGCGCCATCGGGGAGACCATGGTGGTGGCCATCGCCGCCGGCATGCAACCCCGGCTGACGGCGAACCCCCTGGAACCGGCCGCCACGATCACCGCCTACATCGTTCAAGTGGCCCTGGGAGACCTGCCCCACGGCAGCATCGGGTACCAAACCATCTTCGCCGCGGGCCTGACCCTGATGCTCATGACCTTGGTCTTCAACGTGGCCGGTCACCTGTTGCGCAAAAAGTTTCGGGAGGTGTACTGA
- a CDS encoding PstS family phosphate ABC transporter substrate-binding protein — MLKSTLRGLAAFALLLGALPAAAEKKIVKIDGSSTVYPITEAVAEEFMKANSDTQVTVGISGTGGGFKKFCRGETDISDASRPILRKEMDACLDAGIQYYELPVAFDALTVMINPKNNWADTMTVAELKKIWEPAAQGNVTKWSQVRAGWPEKPLKLYGAGSDSGTFDYFTEAIVGKAKSSRGDFTASEDDNVLVQGIASDETALGYFGFAYYEENADKLKAVAVDGGKGGVLPSMATVKDGSYQPLARPIFIYVSKKSARKPEVKAFVDFYLQNAAALVEEVKYIPLPANEYAAIAERFQKGQTGTAFGGKAEIGVKVGDLLNRRPKL; from the coding sequence ATGTTGAAATCCACTCTGCGCGGTCTCGCGGCCTTCGCCCTGCTGTTGGGCGCCCTGCCGGCGGCCGCCGAAAAAAAGATCGTCAAAATCGACGGCTCCAGCACCGTCTACCCCATCACCGAGGCCGTGGCCGAGGAGTTCATGAAGGCCAACAGCGACACCCAGGTCACGGTGGGCATCTCGGGGACCGGCGGCGGGTTCAAGAAGTTCTGCCGCGGGGAAACCGACATCTCCGACGCTTCGCGCCCCATCCTCCGCAAGGAAATGGACGCCTGCTTGGACGCCGGCATCCAGTATTACGAACTGCCGGTGGCCTTCGACGCCTTGACCGTCATGATCAACCCCAAGAACAATTGGGCCGACACCATGACCGTCGCCGAACTCAAGAAAATCTGGGAGCCGGCGGCCCAAGGGAACGTCACCAAATGGAGCCAGGTCCGCGCCGGTTGGCCGGAGAAACCGCTGAAACTCTACGGCGCCGGCTCCGATTCGGGGACCTTCGACTACTTCACCGAAGCCATTGTGGGCAAGGCGAAGTCCAGCCGGGGCGATTTCACGGCCTCCGAGGACGACAACGTCCTGGTGCAGGGCATCGCGTCCGATGAAACGGCGCTCGGCTATTTCGGGTTCGCCTACTACGAAGAGAACGCCGACAAGCTGAAGGCCGTCGCCGTTGACGGCGGCAAGGGCGGGGTTCTTCCCTCCATGGCGACCGTCAAGGACGGCTCCTACCAGCCGCTCGCGCGCCCCATCTTCATCTACGTTTCGAAGAAATCGGCGCGCAAACCCGAGGTCAAGGCGTTCGTGGACTTTTATCTGCAAAACGCCGCGGCGCTCGTGGAAGAAGTGAAATACATTCCGCTCCCGGCCAACGAATACGCCGCGATCGCGGAACGGTTTCAAAAGGGCCAGACCGGCACCGCCTTCGGCGGCAAGGCCGAAATCGGCGTCAAAGTCGGCGACCTGCTGAACCGTCGCCCGAAACTCTAA
- a CDS encoding putative porin — MHFTKRSTAVLMAFAAAITATSARAGEITISSDKLEIKGDLRLRHQTNEETANSNRDRQRIRLRLGMNYTVNPMLAVKTQFATGGAEQTSTNQTLDSLSKPKGIFLDLAYLELKPLPGAHADTLVVSGGRMKNPLWQTYSSDLVWDSDLNPEGLGENVKLSLAGFGRVFVNASQWVVNEKKKVADSASLAGNRPQYVFSTQAGVILPAPMDSRFTLAGSIHDWVNETDRAFGDGVSGSTNLLISTTTDKLANDFRVIHIDAEWFTTIPGVDLPLSIQGAFVKNTAHRDNLFANNDKRDTGHQVGAILGSASNPNSWEIAYFNKSVDQDAVVSDASDSDFPGTNRKGNIFWVAYAPWKNQQVKVKLFQTSIIEGAEKDIDTLQLDWQVKF; from the coding sequence ATGCACTTCACGAAACGATCCACAGCCGTCTTGATGGCCTTCGCCGCGGCGATCACCGCGACGTCCGCCCGGGCGGGAGAAATCACCATCAGCAGCGACAAGCTCGAAATCAAGGGCGATTTGCGCCTGCGCCACCAGACCAACGAGGAGACCGCCAATTCCAACCGCGACCGGCAACGCATCCGCCTGCGCCTCGGCATGAACTACACGGTCAATCCCATGCTGGCCGTGAAAACCCAGTTCGCCACCGGCGGCGCCGAACAGACGTCCACCAACCAAACCCTGGACAGCCTCTCCAAACCGAAGGGCATCTTCCTGGACCTGGCGTATTTGGAACTGAAACCCCTGCCGGGCGCCCACGCGGACACCCTCGTGGTCAGCGGCGGTCGGATGAAAAACCCCCTGTGGCAGACCTACAGTTCCGACTTGGTGTGGGATTCGGACCTCAACCCCGAAGGCCTCGGCGAAAACGTCAAGTTGTCCTTGGCGGGCTTTGGCCGCGTGTTCGTGAACGCCTCCCAATGGGTGGTGAACGAAAAGAAAAAAGTCGCGGACTCCGCCTCGCTCGCTGGGAACCGTCCCCAGTACGTGTTTTCGACCCAAGCCGGGGTCATCCTGCCCGCCCCGATGGATTCCCGCTTCACCTTGGCGGGGTCGATCCATGACTGGGTGAACGAAACCGATCGGGCGTTCGGCGATGGAGTGAGCGGTTCGACCAACCTCCTTATATCCACCACCACCGACAAGTTGGCGAACGATTTCCGCGTCATTCACATTGACGCCGAATGGTTCACCACGATCCCCGGCGTCGACCTGCCTTTGTCGATCCAGGGCGCCTTCGTCAAGAACACCGCGCACCGGGACAACTTGTTCGCCAACAACGACAAGCGCGACACCGGCCACCAAGTGGGGGCCATTCTCGGCAGCGCCAGCAACCCCAACTCCTGGGAAATCGCCTACTTCAACAAGAGCGTGGACCAGGACGCCGTGGTTTCGGACGCCTCCGACTCGGACTTCCCCGGCACGAACCGGAAAGGCAACATCTTCTGGGTGGCCTACGCGCCTTGGAAGAACCAACAGGTGAAGGTGAAACTGTTCCAGACGTCGATCATCGAAGGGGCGGAAAAGGACATCGACACCCTTCAACTCGACTGGCAGGTGAAGTTCTAA
- a CDS encoding UDP-2,3-diacylglucosamine diphosphatase — protein MKTRYHRALWISDVHLGTWGSKAHFLLDFLKHNESEYLYLVGDIVDGWWLRRVWHWPQAHNDVIQKILRKARKGTRVVFLPGNHDEMARDFLGTSFGGIRIHDRVIHRLADGRRLLVLHGDQFDGILNHAPWLSMMGSGAYEAALAVNNLLNWSRRKMGLPYWSLASFLKQKTKKALGYVTRFEDTVVREVRRLGVDGVVCGHIHRPEIRTIDGILYANDGDWVENCTALAEDAAGRLEILSWARTENPSIETVRPARDLAYA, from the coding sequence ATGAAAACGCGATATCACCGGGCGCTGTGGATCTCCGATGTGCATCTGGGCACCTGGGGTTCCAAGGCCCATTTCCTGTTGGACTTTCTCAAACACAACGAATCCGAATACCTCTATCTCGTGGGGGATATCGTCGACGGTTGGTGGTTGCGGCGGGTGTGGCATTGGCCCCAGGCCCACAACGACGTCATTCAAAAAATTCTCCGAAAGGCGCGCAAAGGCACGCGCGTCGTCTTCCTGCCGGGGAACCACGACGAAATGGCGCGGGATTTCCTCGGCACGTCCTTCGGCGGAATACGAATCCACGACCGGGTGATCCACCGCTTGGCCGATGGCCGCCGCCTGCTGGTGTTGCACGGGGATCAATTCGACGGTATTTTGAATCACGCGCCGTGGCTGTCGATGATGGGGTCCGGCGCCTACGAAGCGGCTCTGGCGGTGAACAACCTGCTGAATTGGTCGCGGCGGAAGATGGGGTTGCCCTACTGGTCCTTGGCCTCGTTCTTAAAGCAAAAAACCAAAAAAGCGTTGGGCTACGTGACGCGTTTCGAGGACACGGTGGTTCGGGAAGTCCGGCGCCTGGGGGTGGACGGCGTCGTTTGCGGCCACATCCACCGGCCGGAGATTCGAACGATCGACGGAATCCTCTACGCCAACGACGGGGATTGGGTGGAAAATTGCACGGCCCTGGCCGAGGACGCCGCCGGGCGTTTGGAAATCCTCTCGTGGGCGCGGACGGAAAACCCCTCCATCGAAACGGTTCGGCCGGCGCGGGACCTGGCCTATGCTTGA